One Yoonia sp. BS5-3 genomic window carries:
- the hrpB gene encoding ATP-dependent helicase HrpB, with protein MTALPIDPILPALTAALAAHGRAVLQAPPGAGKTTRAPLAILNANLTTDRIIMLEPRRLAARAAAERLADSLGEKPGQNIGYRMRGDTVPGAQIEVVTEGILTRMLQSDPALSGIGAVIFDEFHERSLNADLGLALSWEARSVLRPDLLLLVMSATLDAAPVAAMLDDAPIITSEGRAFPVTRHYLDKATPKGTRLETAMAELIIKAVGETQGGVLAFLPGEGEIRSVAAALSGNLPTDCQIRPLYGALPFKDQRAAIAPVKSGRKIVLSTSIAETSLTIEDIRVVVDAGRARRARFDPGAGMSRLVTERVSRAEATQRAGRAGRVAPGDAYCLWTKGEDGALPGFAPAEIEAADLTGLALELALWGSDDLAFLTPPPVKALDEARGLLQSLGALDAGGRVSDHGHALAKHPLHPRLAHMLQIGGQQAAPLAALLAGRDPLRGAPTDLTLRLAAINGQYQGPGTVHHAAISQIKGEIPRLKKGLPPRPPLTTGQLAALAYPDRVGLRRKGDDPRYILSGGKGAYLDGADTLAGERLIVATDLDGNPREAKIRQAATITEGELRAIYNDQISWQEICLWSRRDGRVLARKQERFGALVLDDRVWADAPDSAIALAMLDGVRQLGLQFSPAAARFRARVALLDDMPAMDEQTLLDTAENWLLPHLSGLRSRDDWKRFDLLPALRAMLDWGQMQRLDQRAPAHFETPLGRKVPIDYDGAAPCITLRLQEMFGVTTHPVVGHTPLRVTLLSPGQKPVQVTQDIVGFWASSYADVRRDMRGRYPRHPWPEDPTVAAPTTRAKPRGT; from the coding sequence ATGACTGCGCTTCCCATTGATCCCATCCTGCCCGCGCTGACCGCCGCACTTGCTGCACATGGGCGCGCTGTTCTGCAAGCCCCGCCAGGCGCCGGCAAAACGACCCGCGCGCCGCTTGCCATCCTGAATGCCAACCTGACCACCGACCGGATCATTATGCTTGAACCCCGGCGCCTTGCAGCCCGCGCCGCAGCCGAGCGGCTGGCGGACAGTCTTGGGGAAAAGCCCGGCCAAAATATCGGCTACCGCATGCGTGGCGATACCGTCCCAGGCGCCCAGATTGAGGTCGTCACCGAAGGCATTTTGACCCGCATGTTGCAATCAGACCCCGCGCTTTCAGGGATTGGCGCGGTGATCTTTGACGAATTCCACGAACGCTCACTTAATGCTGATCTGGGGCTGGCGCTCAGTTGGGAGGCGCGCAGCGTCCTGCGCCCTGATCTGCTGCTTCTGGTCATGTCTGCCACGCTTGATGCCGCCCCTGTCGCCGCGATGTTAGATGATGCGCCGATCATTACGTCCGAAGGGCGGGCCTTTCCCGTCACCAGGCATTATCTGGACAAAGCCACGCCAAAAGGCACCCGCCTCGAAACCGCGATGGCAGAGCTGATCATCAAAGCCGTCGGTGAAACCCAAGGCGGCGTGCTGGCTTTTCTGCCGGGCGAGGGCGAGATCCGCAGCGTCGCCGCTGCACTCTCGGGCAATCTGCCGACGGATTGCCAGATCAGGCCTCTTTACGGGGCCTTGCCCTTCAAGGACCAACGCGCCGCCATTGCACCGGTCAAATCGGGCCGCAAAATCGTGCTTTCAACATCCATCGCCGAAACCTCATTGACCATCGAAGATATCCGCGTCGTCGTGGATGCAGGGCGCGCCAGACGGGCGCGGTTTGATCCGGGCGCTGGCATGTCGCGTCTGGTGACCGAGCGGGTCAGCCGGGCCGAGGCGACACAGCGGGCAGGCCGCGCTGGCCGGGTCGCCCCCGGTGACGCTTATTGCCTTTGGACAAAGGGCGAAGATGGCGCCCTGCCCGGGTTTGCGCCGGCCGAGATTGAAGCGGCAGACCTGACCGGTCTGGCCTTGGAATTGGCACTCTGGGGCAGTGATGATCTGGCCTTCCTCACACCGCCGCCGGTCAAAGCCCTGGATGAGGCGCGCGGGCTTCTGCAAAGCCTTGGCGCATTGGATGCTGGCGGACGGGTAAGCGATCACGGCCATGCGCTTGCCAAGCACCCGCTGCATCCGCGGCTGGCCCATATGTTGCAAATTGGAGGCCAGCAAGCCGCCCCCTTGGCAGCCCTTCTGGCCGGACGCGATCCTTTGCGCGGCGCCCCGACTGACCTGACGCTTCGGCTTGCTGCGATTAACGGGCAGTATCAAGGGCCGGGCACCGTTCATCATGCGGCCATTTCCCAGATCAAAGGCGAAATACCGCGCCTAAAAAAAGGATTGCCCCCTAGACCGCCGCTGACGACAGGGCAGCTTGCGGCGCTGGCCTATCCTGATCGGGTCGGGCTTCGCCGAAAAGGCGATGATCCGCGCTACATTCTCTCAGGCGGCAAAGGGGCCTATCTGGACGGAGCTGACACACTGGCCGGAGAGCGGTTGATTGTGGCCACAGATCTTGACGGAAACCCGCGCGAAGCAAAAATCCGGCAAGCTGCGACCATAACCGAGGGCGAGCTGCGGGCGATCTATAATGATCAGATTTCCTGGCAAGAGATATGCCTCTGGTCGCGGCGGGACGGACGGGTCTTGGCACGCAAACAAGAACGGTTTGGGGCGCTTGTGCTGGATGATCGGGTCTGGGCCGACGCACCCGATAGCGCTATTGCGCTGGCAATGCTTGACGGTGTGCGGCAACTCGGGCTTCAATTTTCGCCTGCGGCTGCACGGTTCAGGGCACGTGTCGCACTTCTGGATGATATGCCTGCAATGGACGAACAGACATTGCTAGACACAGCAGAAAACTGGCTGTTGCCGCATCTTTCTGGCCTGCGCAGCCGGGACGATTGGAAACGGTTTGATCTGCTGCCTGCGCTGCGGGCCATGCTTGACTGGGGGCAAATGCAGCGGCTTGATCAGCGGGCACCTGCGCATTTTGAAACGCCGCTGGGGCGGAAGGTGCCGATTGACTATGATGGCGCCGCGCCCTGCATCACCCTGCGCCTGCAAGAAATGTTCGGTGTGACCACGCATCCGGTTGTGGGGCATACACCGCTACGTGTGACGCTGTTGTCGCCAGGGCAGAAACCGGTGCAGGTGACGCAGGATATTGTGGGGTTCTGGGCCAGCTCTTATGCGGATGTCCGGCGCGACATGCGCGGACGCTATCCGCGGCACCCCTGGCCCGAAGACCCAACGGTCGCAGCACCAACAACGCGGGCAAAACCGCGCGGAACCTAG
- a CDS encoding NUDIX hydrolase: protein MISVSQKQPALGDTPCADTAAPLTQVAALCTREGKKGTKILLVKSSRGRWILPKGWPMDDRTDAQAAKCEAWEEAGVAKGRIGKTPIGTYLAKKRFDDGRVVPCLVAVYPLAVKSTVDHYPESETRERKWFPVKKAIKRVDETGLKDILRALLS from the coding sequence ATGATATCAGTATCGCAGAAACAGCCCGCCTTGGGGGATACCCCATGCGCCGATACGGCCGCACCTTTGACGCAAGTGGCCGCGCTTTGCACACGCGAGGGCAAGAAGGGCACGAAAATTCTGTTGGTCAAATCCTCGCGCGGGCGTTGGATCCTGCCCAAAGGCTGGCCGATGGATGATCGGACTGATGCGCAGGCAGCGAAATGCGAAGCCTGGGAAGAAGCCGGTGTCGCCAAGGGACGGATCGGGAAGACACCTATTGGCACGTATCTTGCCAAGAAACGGTTCGATGACGGGCGCGTTGTGCCCTGTCTGGTGGCGGTTTACCCGCTCGCGGTGAAATCAACGGTTGATCATTATCCAGAATCCGAAACGCGCGAACGCAAGTGGTTTCCGGTCAAAAAAGCCATCAAACGCGTTGATGAGACGGGCTTGAAAGACATCCTGCGCGCATTGCTGTCCTAA